One window of Solirubrobacterales bacterium genomic DNA carries:
- the ftsZ gene encoding cell division protein FtsZ, whose translation MREGPLADLFRSTSDDPSQDPPEFEPRREDDRSGPQGDPVESGATVDEGADRPPQLDPAAAGRFGRGDPIEPEPEEPAPEPARSSPRPVRREDPGPLAPPDPGSDTSHLPDAQDRLRRIFSETPAQRDDSPRYGRQEPSANQGAGIPHTPVIRVVGVGGGGVNAINRMIEAQIPGVEFMAVNTDLQSLQLCVSDLTVHIGGEETRGLGAGADPSLGFRAAFDEQDRIKRLLKGSDMVFIAAGAGGGTGTGAAPVIARLARDIGALTVGIVTKPFTFEGSRRAKAAEQGIEALAGEVDTLIVIPNDRLLEVLDQSTPMVDAFRVADDVLRQGVQGISDLVTLPSVINLDFADVRSIMSGAGRALLGIGMGSGADRAMIAAEKATSSPLLETPMDGARSILLSVTGGPDLSLIEVSEAAKAVGEAAHPDANIIFGANIDEDLEDQVWITVVATRFDGRGPGRRSTGEERDREPRTARSGRESGRERRSAGTMPAVSGGEIPEFLS comes from the coding sequence ATGCGTGAAGGTCCGCTGGCGGACCTGTTTCGCTCAACCTCTGACGACCCTTCCCAGGATCCACCCGAGTTTGAACCCCGTCGGGAGGACGACCGTTCCGGCCCCCAGGGTGACCCGGTCGAGTCCGGTGCCACGGTGGATGAAGGCGCGGACCGTCCGCCGCAGCTCGACCCCGCCGCGGCCGGCCGTTTCGGCCGTGGCGACCCGATCGAACCCGAACCGGAGGAGCCTGCGCCCGAGCCTGCCCGCAGCAGCCCCCGACCGGTCCGAAGGGAAGATCCGGGCCCGCTTGCTCCGCCCGATCCCGGATCCGACACCAGTCACCTTCCGGACGCCCAGGACCGACTCCGACGGATCTTTTCGGAGACGCCGGCCCAGCGCGACGATTCACCCCGATACGGTCGGCAGGAGCCGTCCGCAAACCAGGGCGCCGGCATCCCCCACACCCCGGTGATCCGGGTGGTCGGGGTCGGCGGCGGCGGAGTCAACGCGATCAACCGGATGATCGAGGCCCAGATTCCCGGGGTCGAGTTCATGGCGGTCAACACCGACCTCCAGTCGCTCCAGCTCTGCGTGTCCGACCTGACCGTCCACATCGGCGGGGAGGAGACCCGCGGGCTCGGGGCGGGGGCCGACCCTTCGCTCGGTTTCCGGGCGGCGTTCGATGAGCAGGACCGGATCAAACGGCTGCTCAAGGGATCCGACATGGTCTTCATCGCCGCCGGAGCCGGCGGCGGTACCGGGACCGGGGCGGCCCCGGTCATTGCCCGGCTCGCCCGTGACATCGGGGCCCTGACCGTCGGGATCGTGACCAAGCCGTTCACCTTCGAGGGAAGCCGGAGGGCCAAGGCGGCCGAGCAGGGAATCGAGGCCCTCGCGGGCGAGGTCGACACTCTCATCGTCATCCCGAACGACCGGCTGCTGGAGGTGCTCGACCAGTCGACCCCGATGGTGGACGCCTTCCGGGTGGCCGACGACGTGCTTCGTCAGGGGGTCCAGGGGATCTCGGATCTGGTCACCCTGCCCTCGGTGATCAACCTCGATTTCGCCGACGTTCGTTCGATCATGTCCGGTGCCGGCCGGGCGCTGCTCGGTATCGGAATGGGATCAGGGGCCGACCGGGCGATGATCGCCGCCGAGAAGGCGACCTCCTCGCCACTGCTTGAGACCCCGATGGACGGGGCCCGCTCGATTCTGCTTTCGGTCACCGGTGGCCCCGACCTTTCGCTGATCGAGGTCTCCGAGGCGGCCAAGGCAGTCGGCGAGGCGGCCCACCCGGACGCCAACATCATCTTCGGCGCGAACATCGACGAGGACCTTGAGGACCAGGTCTGGATCACGGTGGTTGCGACCCGCTTCGATGGCCGCGGCCCGGGTCGGCGCAGCACCGGCGAGGAGCGCGATCGTGAGCCCCGGACCGCCCGATCCGGGCGGGAGAGCGGTCGGGAACGGCGCTCCGCCGGCACGATGCCCGCGGTGAGCGGCGGCGAGATCCCCGAGTTCCTCTCCTGA
- a CDS encoding AAA family ATPase codes for MRILSRKNQNRAKNAPDSVEAASEVEPVPEPEATAPGSNVPVTHAVPVVEQTDLPATESAGDAAVTEPSAPARSVEEELAEVEEEAAAEESEIRLKAADLMAPDRRDFLRPAPQPESVPVDRAEVISFANQKGGVAKTTSTLNLAVSLAELGNRVLCIDLDPQGNLTMSQGIDPDKVEKSMYDVLVDDLPISEVIAHREIDIAVASIDLAGAEIAMSTKIGRERSLEKSLKEVEGEYDYICIDTPPSLGLLTINALTASGKVIVPVQCEYLSMRGLVQLQNTLTMIQENLNPDVQIAGILPTMFDARTLHAREAVSILEENFGDLVFKSRIRKAVKFAEAPVRGASVLKYDPDSRAASYYRNLAKEVLGDGSS; via the coding sequence ATGCGAATCCTGAGCCGCAAGAACCAGAACCGTGCGAAAAACGCTCCCGATTCGGTCGAAGCCGCCTCGGAGGTCGAACCCGTCCCGGAGCCTGAAGCCACCGCTCCCGGGTCGAACGTCCCGGTGACCCACGCCGTGCCGGTGGTCGAACAGACCGATCTGCCGGCCACCGAGTCGGCCGGGGATGCGGCGGTGACGGAACCGTCCGCTCCGGCCAGGTCGGTCGAGGAGGAACTGGCGGAGGTCGAGGAGGAGGCCGCCGCCGAGGAAAGCGAGATCCGGCTGAAGGCCGCGGACCTGATGGCACCGGACCGCCGTGACTTCCTGCGGCCCGCACCCCAGCCGGAGTCGGTGCCGGTCGATCGGGCCGAGGTGATCAGCTTCGCCAACCAGAAGGGCGGGGTGGCCAAGACGACCTCAACCCTGAACCTCGCCGTGTCGCTGGCAGAGCTCGGCAACCGGGTTCTCTGCATCGATCTCGATCCGCAAGGCAACCTGACCATGAGTCAGGGAATCGACCCGGACAAGGTCGAGAAAAGCATGTACGACGTGCTGGTCGACGACCTGCCGATCTCCGAGGTGATCGCCCATCGCGAGATCGACATCGCGGTCGCCTCGATCGACCTCGCCGGGGCCGAGATCGCGATGAGCACCAAGATAGGTCGGGAGCGCTCCCTCGAAAAGTCGCTGAAGGAGGTCGAGGGGGAGTACGACTACATCTGCATCGACACCCCGCCCAGCCTCGGACTGCTGACCATCAACGCACTCACCGCCTCCGGCAAGGTGATCGTTCCGGTCCAGTGTGAGTACCTCTCGATGCGGGGTCTGGTGCAGCTCCAGAACACGCTAACGATGATTCAGGAGAACCTGAATCCGGACGTCCAGATCGCCGGCATCCTGCCGACGATGTTCGATGCACGCACCCTCCACGCACGGGAGGCCGTGTCGATCCTCGAGGAGAACTTCGGGGACCTCGTTTTCAAGTCACGCATCCGCAAGGCCGTGAAGTTCGCCGAAGCGCCGGTACGAGGCGCTAGTGTCCTGAAGTACGATCCCGACAGTAGAGCGGCGTCGTACTACCGGAATCTGGCGAAGGAGGTCTTGGGTGATGGCTCGTCGTAA